Proteins encoded by one window of Planktothrix tepida PCC 9214:
- a CDS encoding biotin transporter BioY: protein MTPALEFLWAIIGVLLTIGGTFLEAFVTDPSWLWQQQNVEVHSLGVTYQIGAVLLVGCLGGKNAAAMSQIAYLALGLTVLPVFSEGGGLDYFKQPTFGYLLGFIPGGWICGFLAFKALPKLELLGFSCLCGLLTVHGMGIMYLTLSHLINGASTQGILLTEAFEKYSLQPLPGQLAVSCAVAVLSYILRGLMFY, encoded by the coding sequence GTGACTCCTGCACTTGAGTTTCTCTGGGCGATTATCGGTGTTTTATTAACGATTGGTGGCACTTTTTTAGAAGCGTTTGTCACCGATCCCTCTTGGCTTTGGCAACAACAAAATGTTGAAGTTCACTCTTTAGGAGTAACCTATCAAATTGGGGCGGTTTTACTTGTGGGTTGTCTGGGAGGAAAAAATGCTGCCGCCATGTCCCAAATTGCTTATCTAGCTTTAGGATTAACGGTATTACCCGTTTTTTCAGAAGGAGGCGGACTAGATTATTTTAAACAGCCTACCTTTGGATATCTATTAGGCTTTATTCCGGGGGGATGGATTTGTGGTTTTTTAGCCTTTAAAGCGTTACCAAAATTAGAGTTATTAGGGTTTAGTTGTTTGTGTGGATTGTTGACGGTTCATGGTATGGGGATAATGTATTTAACTCTAAGTCACCTCATTAATGGAGCCTCAACCCAAGGAATTCTTCTGACAGAAGCCTTTGAAAAATATTCCCTTCAACCCTTACCTGGACAATTAGCAGTTAGCTGTGCGGTAGCTGTTTTATCTTATATTTTAAGGGGATTAATGTTTTATTAA
- the lspA gene encoding signal peptidase II, whose amino-acid sequence MQFQKNSNFWIVAIASLILDHLTKFWVVRNFELGETLPLWPDVFHLTYVTNTGAAFSLFSNGGVAWLRWLSLLVSLGLMAMAWFGPRFNRWEQVGYGLILGGALGNGIDRFISGHVVDFIDFRLIHFAVFNLADVSINIGIWCLIIAIFRIKT is encoded by the coding sequence ATGCAATTTCAGAAAAATTCTAATTTTTGGATCGTGGCAATTGCGAGTTTGATTTTAGATCACCTGACTAAATTCTGGGTGGTAAGAAATTTTGAACTCGGAGAAACTTTACCCCTTTGGCCGGATGTTTTTCACTTAACTTATGTTACTAATACCGGAGCAGCCTTTAGCTTGTTTAGTAATGGAGGTGTTGCTTGGTTACGATGGTTATCATTGCTGGTTAGTCTTGGATTAATGGCAATGGCTTGGTTTGGCCCCCGTTTCAATCGTTGGGAACAAGTGGGATATGGTTTAATATTAGGGGGTGCATTAGGGAATGGAATTGATCGCTTTATATCCGGTCATGTTGTAGATTTTATCGATTTTCGACTGATTCATTTCGCCGTGTTCAATTTGGCAGATGTTTCGATTAATATTGGAATCTGGTGTTTAATTATTGCAATTTTCAGAATTAAAACCTGA
- a CDS encoding transglycosylase domain-containing protein — translation MSTTKPPQKPQTLLNTITQVVQTLHAKVNFSRLLLKPNAKVPELRVHHADTDKPEVYPLLGDRYVVGRSSRTCDIVVRNPLVSQIHVSVVRNAKGTSLLPSRPGFMIQDEDSTNGLYWGKRKIKNLPLRHGDSLTLGPPELASVARVEYNDPPAWYVQTIRYGFYGFCGISAVVGAVVLFEWQKFQVDPLPETVTGPVIIHAADGRPLREANTIAHLETDRLGDFGPYLPKAVVASEDSRFYWHLGIDPLGTLRALLTNVRGGEIREGGSTLSQQLARSLYRDYVGTEDSAGRKFREAVVALKLEAVYGKNQLLKTYLNRVYLGINLYGFEDAARFYFNKSAKDLTLSEAATLVGILPAPNSFNPIQNYQLAVQYRDRVISRMLEKGMVSEEEADRARRSRIEINPKAKEFLESTIAPYFYDYVFVELEKLLGEQLAREGNFIVETALDIPTQTIAESSLKRAIQTTGSGNGFSQGGLVTLDSNTGEILAMAGGKDYKESQFNRVTQAQRQPGSTFKLFTYLAALAQGIPPGQTYSCEPLTWKGQSYQGCERSGGDLDMYRGLALSENVIALRIAQDIGLDRVIDIAKRLGIQSKLDPVPGLVLGQSEVNLLELTGAYSTVANEGLYHSPHAIKRILDSSDCTDINDPNTCRVIYAYDRENPTVPSVLSPSVAETMTTLLQGVIRRGTGQSAYIGLGEAGKTGTTNDNVDLWFIGYLPDSKLTTGVWLGNDDNSPTNGTSGNAAQLWRDYMGQIAR, via the coding sequence ATGTCCACAACCAAGCCCCCTCAGAAACCCCAAACTCTCCTGAACACAATCACACAGGTTGTCCAGACACTTCACGCCAAAGTTAATTTTTCGCGGCTGCTCCTCAAGCCCAACGCTAAAGTCCCCGAATTGCGGGTACACCATGCGGATACCGATAAACCGGAAGTTTATCCTTTATTGGGTGATCGCTATGTGGTGGGGCGTTCTTCCCGAACCTGCGATATTGTGGTACGGAACCCCTTGGTGAGTCAAATTCATGTCAGTGTTGTCCGAAATGCTAAAGGAACAAGCTTACTACCCAGTCGTCCTGGGTTTATGATTCAGGATGAAGACTCCACAAACGGTTTGTATTGGGGAAAGCGAAAGATCAAGAATCTGCCGTTACGACATGGGGATAGTTTAACTTTAGGGCCACCTGAACTCGCCTCCGTTGCCCGTGTTGAATATAATGATCCTCCGGCTTGGTATGTGCAAACGATCCGTTATGGCTTTTATGGATTTTGCGGCATTAGTGCTGTGGTGGGAGCGGTAGTACTCTTTGAGTGGCAGAAATTTCAAGTTGACCCCCTACCGGAAACCGTAACCGGGCCTGTGATTATTCATGCAGCCGATGGTCGTCCCCTACGAGAAGCGAATACCATTGCCCATTTGGAAACGGATCGGTTAGGAGATTTTGGCCCCTATTTACCTAAAGCTGTTGTTGCATCCGAGGATAGTCGCTTTTACTGGCATTTGGGAATTGATCCCCTAGGAACGTTACGGGCTTTATTAACGAATGTGCGGGGTGGAGAAATTCGAGAAGGAGGAAGTACCCTTTCTCAACAGTTAGCCCGGAGTTTATACCGGGATTATGTAGGTACAGAAGATTCGGCTGGACGCAAATTTCGAGAAGCAGTTGTTGCCTTAAAATTAGAAGCGGTTTATGGTAAAAATCAGCTACTTAAAACTTATTTGAATCGGGTTTATTTAGGAATTAATTTATATGGGTTTGAAGATGCGGCTCGATTTTATTTTAATAAATCAGCAAAAGATTTAACGCTTTCCGAAGCCGCAACATTAGTCGGAATATTACCCGCCCCCAATAGTTTTAATCCGATTCAAAATTATCAATTAGCAGTACAATACCGCGATCGCGTCATTAGTCGAATGTTAGAAAAGGGGATGGTGAGTGAAGAGGAAGCGGATCGCGCTCGTCGTTCTCGGATTGAAATTAATCCCAAAGCCAAAGAATTTTTAGAAAGTACCATTGCCCCCTATTTTTATGATTATGTTTTTGTTGAATTGGAGAAATTATTAGGGGAACAGTTAGCTCGTGAAGGTAATTTTATTGTAGAAACAGCCTTAGATATTCCCACTCAAACCATTGCAGAATCTTCTCTAAAACGTGCAATTCAGACGACCGGATCAGGGAATGGATTTTCTCAAGGCGGTTTAGTAACGTTAGATTCTAATACCGGAGAAATTTTAGCAATGGCGGGGGGAAAAGATTATAAAGAAAGTCAATTTAATCGTGTTACTCAAGCTCAACGTCAACCGGGATCAACGTTTAAATTATTTACCTATTTAGCCGCTTTAGCTCAAGGCATTCCTCCTGGTCAAACCTATTCCTGTGAACCCTTAACCTGGAAAGGACAAAGTTATCAAGGATGTGAACGCAGTGGCGGTGATCTTGATATGTATCGGGGGTTAGCATTATCAGAAAATGTAATTGCTTTGAGAATTGCTCAAGATATTGGATTAGATCGGGTGATTGACATAGCAAAACGTTTAGGAATTCAATCTAAACTTGATCCGGTTCCGGGTTTAGTTCTCGGTCAAAGTGAAGTGAATCTATTAGAATTAACGGGAGCTTATAGCACCGTTGCGAATGAAGGATTATATCATTCTCCTCATGCCATTAAACGGATTTTAGATAGTAGTGATTGTACGGATATTAATGATCCTAATACCTGTCGGGTGATTTATGCTTATGATCGAGAAAATCCAACGGTTCCTTCTGTTTTGTCTCCTTCTGTGGCTGAAACCATGACCACTTTATTACAAGGAGTTATTCGTCGGGGAACGGGTCAAAGTGCCTATATTGGGTTAGGAGAAGCGGGTAAAACTGGAACAACAAATGATAACGTTGATTTGTGGTTTATTGGTTATCTTCCAGATTCTAAATTAACAACGGGAGTATGGTTAGGTAATGATGATAATTCTCCTACTAATGGAACCAGTGGGAATGCGGCTCAATTATGGCGAGATTATATGGGTCAAATTGCTCGATAA
- a CDS encoding Uma2 family endonuclease, whose translation MTQTLLESESEAQLMTLEEFLNWVPDGSGRYELHRGVVKEMQPTGTHEQIAGEIAAELTLEIRRLQFPYLIPRQCIIKPIDSDNSGYSPDVTVINKNSLDQEPIWKKRSTITQGETLPLVVEVVSTNWQDDYLLKLSEYEKLGIQEYWIVDYLGLGGRRYIGNPKQPTISVYQMIDGEYMVNLFRENDLIQSAIFPELNLTAEQIFELGES comes from the coding sequence ATGACACAAACTTTATTAGAATCAGAATCGGAAGCTCAATTAATGACCTTAGAGGAATTTTTGAACTGGGTTCCTGATGGTTCTGGACGTTATGAATTACATAGAGGAGTTGTTAAAGAAATGCAGCCGACAGGAACTCATGAACAAATTGCAGGAGAAATTGCGGCTGAGTTGACCTTAGAAATTCGGCGTTTACAATTCCCTTATTTGATTCCTCGACAATGTATTATTAAACCCATTGATTCCGACAATTCAGGTTATAGTCCAGATGTGACTGTGATCAATAAAAATTCTTTAGATCAAGAACCTATATGGAAAAAACGTTCAACGATTACTCAAGGAGAAACATTACCGTTAGTTGTTGAAGTTGTGAGTACGAATTGGCAAGATGATTATTTATTAAAATTATCAGAATATGAAAAATTAGGAATTCAAGAATATTGGATTGTTGATTATTTAGGGTTAGGAGGTCGGCGTTATATTGGTAATCCCAAACAACCCACTATTTCAGTTTATCAAATGATTGATGGTGAATATATGGTTAATTTATTTCGAGAAAATGATCTCATCCAATCTGCTATATTCCCTGAATTAAATTTAACGGCTGAACAGATTTTTGAATTAGGAGAATCATGA
- a CDS encoding serine/threonine-protein kinase gives MSYCLNPQCPQPQNTPEAKFCLTCGAKLLLRERYRAIKVIGHGGFGKTFLAIDGDKPSRPPCVIKQFRPQMQGNSQKAIELFHREAERLDELGKHPQIPELLAHFEQDSHQYLVQEFINGPNLEEELLRQGVFNETQIRQVLNDLLPVLQFIHHHRVIHRDIKPANIILRETSQHQGQLVLVDFGAAKVVTDTEVAMMGTVIGSPEYVAPEQTRGQAIYASDIYSLGVTCIYLMTAISPFDLYDIHEDRWIWRDYLKHHSVSSELGKILDKMLAVLPSQRYDSAFKVLKDLYPGGIPVAIARHLQPPPLPPPLPTVRTPISSPSQTLPPRTIQQPTPPQKQRVQPLRSPSWRCVHTLTGHRNAITGVAFSPDGETLASGSQDQTLEIWRLESGKRWYTLVGHSNWITSIGFSPDGKTLASGSRDQTIEIWDMTKGKRWYTLTGHQDGVEAVAFSPNGQLLASGSRDKTIEIWNMNKGKRGFTLTGHQDRVYSVAFSSDSQKLASGSRDQTVKIWDLKTAKEVQTLTGHGDWVRSVAFSLDGQFLASASKNGMIKIWINQQEKWVLLRTLRVDDQEIFSIVFSPNYQILVSGGGQGLLDIWDVQKGILLETLKAHDSDIFTVAFSGDGQWLATGSYDRTVKLWKPST, from the coding sequence ATGAGTTATTGCCTAAATCCCCAATGTCCTCAACCCCAAAATACCCCAGAGGCTAAATTTTGTTTAACCTGTGGGGCAAAATTATTATTACGAGAACGGTATCGCGCCATTAAAGTGATTGGTCATGGGGGGTTTGGCAAAACATTTTTAGCCATCGATGGAGATAAACCCTCCCGTCCTCCCTGTGTAATTAAACAATTTCGCCCCCAAATGCAGGGAAATTCTCAAAAAGCCATAGAATTATTTCATCGAGAAGCAGAACGATTAGATGAGTTAGGAAAACATCCCCAAATTCCTGAATTATTAGCCCATTTTGAACAAGATAGCCATCAATATTTAGTTCAAGAATTTATTAATGGGCCGAATTTAGAAGAAGAACTTTTGCGCCAAGGAGTTTTTAATGAAACTCAAATTCGTCAAGTTTTAAATGATTTACTCCCGGTTTTACAATTTATTCATCATCATAGAGTTATTCACCGAGATATTAAACCCGCTAATATTATTCTCAGAGAAACTTCTCAACACCAAGGTCAGTTAGTCTTAGTAGATTTTGGTGCCGCAAAAGTGGTTACTGATACTGAAGTGGCGATGATGGGAACTGTAATTGGTAGCCCTGAATATGTTGCCCCAGAACAAACCAGAGGACAAGCAATTTATGCCAGTGATATTTATAGTTTGGGGGTAACTTGTATTTATTTAATGACGGCAATTTCACCCTTTGATTTATATGATATTCATGAAGATCGTTGGATTTGGCGAGATTATTTAAAACACCATTCTGTTAGTTCAGAATTAGGAAAAATTCTGGATAAAATGTTGGCTGTATTACCCAGTCAACGTTATGATTCTGCATTCAAAGTCTTAAAAGATTTATATCCCGGTGGCATACCTGTTGCGATCGCCCGCCATTTACAGCCCCCGCCTTTACCTCCCCCACTGCCAACCGTTAGAACTCCGATTTCATCACCATCCCAGACCTTACCCCCCCGCACCATCCAACAACCGACCCCCCCACAAAAACAGCGTGTTCAACCCTTGCGATCGCCTTCCTGGCGTTGTGTTCATACCCTCACAGGTCATCGTAACGCTATCACCGGAGTTGCGTTTAGTCCCGATGGGGAGACATTAGCCAGTGGGAGTCAGGATCAGACCCTTGAAATTTGGCGGCTGGAGTCGGGTAAACGGTGGTATACCTTGGTGGGTCATAGTAACTGGATCACAAGTATTGGTTTTAGTCCCGATGGTAAGACCTTAGCCAGTGGGAGTCGAGATCAAACCATTGAAATTTGGGATATGACCAAGGGGAAACGGTGGTATACCCTCACGGGTCATCAAGATGGGGTGGAAGCGGTGGCGTTTAGTCCCAATGGTCAATTATTAGCGAGTGGAAGTCGGGATAAAACCATTGAAATTTGGAATATGAATAAGGGAAAACGGGGGTTTACCTTAACAGGTCATCAAGATCGAGTTTATAGTGTGGCGTTTAGTTCGGATAGTCAAAAGTTAGCAAGTGGGAGTCGAGATCAAACCGTAAAAATTTGGGATTTAAAGACAGCAAAGGAAGTCCAAACCTTAACGGGTCATGGTGACTGGGTGAGAAGTGTGGCGTTTAGTTTAGATGGTCAATTCTTGGCTTCAGCATCAAAAAATGGGATGATTAAAATCTGGATAAATCAACAGGAAAAATGGGTATTATTAAGAACATTAAGAGTAGATGATCAAGAGATATTTAGTATCGTTTTTAGTCCTAATTATCAGATATTAGTGAGTGGAGGAGGACAGGGATTATTAGATATTTGGGATGTGCAGAAAGGGATATTATTAGAAACCCTTAAAGCCCATGACAGTGATATTTTTACAGTGGCGTTTAGTGGGGATGGTCAATGGTTAGCAACGGGCAGTTATGACCGGACAGTCAAATTGTGGAAACCATCAACTTGA
- a CDS encoding site-specific DNA-methyltransferase translates to MATGIPGKTKYKNFTNSSQLSFRLEYEGKVSLEEILDSPSAKLSCVVRVDKPINNKLIYGENFRVLRNLSEHSDVAGKIGLIYIDPPYATGLGFESRQQAYAYQDFREGVDYLEFIRQRLVLLRELLANHGSIYVHLDQNMAFPVKILMDEIFGSKNFRNWITRKKCNPKNYTRNQYGNISDYILFYTKTDDYVWNQPFESWTDDKVIKEYQYIEEETGRRYKKVPIHAPGERKGATGQPWRGMLPPPGKHWQYTPETLEEMDKRGEIYWSSTGNPRRKVYLDQSKGIGVQDIWLDFKDAHNQNIKITGYPTEKNPELLQRIIMASSNPGDLILDAFVGSGTTVAVAEELQRQWIGIDNSLLAIETTIYRLVKGTQAMGDFTKRNGSLPKQEPLINTNRILKSGLEVYLEMESELDQVAESQIEDWNNLLNFQANLW, encoded by the coding sequence ATGGCAACAGGTATACCCGGTAAAACTAAATACAAAAACTTTACAAATAGCAGCCAACTTTCATTTCGCTTAGAATATGAGGGAAAAGTTAGTCTTGAAGAAATTTTAGATAGTCCTTCGGCAAAATTAAGTTGTGTTGTCAGAGTAGATAAACCGATTAATAACAAACTCATTTATGGAGAAAATTTTAGAGTTTTAAGAAATTTATCAGAGCATTCTGATGTGGCTGGAAAAATTGGATTAATTTATATTGATCCACCCTATGCAACTGGATTAGGGTTTGAGTCAAGGCAACAAGCTTATGCTTATCAAGATTTTAGGGAAGGTGTAGATTATTTAGAATTTATTCGTCAACGCTTAGTTTTACTAAGAGAACTGTTAGCCAATCATGGCTCAATCTATGTTCACCTTGATCAAAATATGGCTTTTCCCGTTAAAATATTAATGGATGAAATTTTCGGATCTAAAAATTTCCGTAATTGGATTACTCGCAAAAAATGTAATCCCAAAAATTATACTCGAAATCAATATGGAAATATTTCAGATTATATTCTTTTCTATACAAAAACTGATGATTATGTCTGGAATCAACCTTTTGAATCGTGGACAGATGATAAAGTAATTAAAGAATATCAATATATTGAAGAAGAAACAGGAAGACGTTATAAAAAAGTTCCAATTCATGCACCTGGAGAAAGGAAAGGAGCAACAGGTCAACCTTGGCGGGGGATGCTTCCACCTCCGGGTAAACATTGGCAATATACCCCTGAAACCTTAGAAGAAATGGATAAACGAGGTGAAATTTACTGGTCGTCAACTGGAAATCCTAGACGAAAAGTTTACCTTGATCAAAGTAAAGGAATCGGTGTTCAAGATATTTGGCTGGATTTCAAGGATGCTCATAACCAGAATATTAAAATTACAGGCTATCCTACAGAAAAAAATCCTGAGCTTCTCCAACGAATTATTATGGCTTCTTCTAACCCTGGAGATCTAATCTTAGATGCTTTTGTTGGCAGTGGAACTACCGTTGCTGTCGCAGAAGAATTACAACGACAATGGATTGGAATAGATAACTCTCTGTTAGCAATAGAAACAACAATTTATCGTTTAGTTAAAGGAACTCAAGCTATGGGAGATTTTACCAAGAGAAATGGAAGTTTACCTAAACAGGAACCTTTAATCAATACAAATAGAATTCTAAAAAGTGGTTTAGAGGTATATCTTGAGATGGAATCTGAGCTTGATCAGGTTGCAGAAAGCCAGATTGAAGATTGGAACAATTTACTTAATTTTCAAGCCAATCTTTGGTAA
- the topA gene encoding type I DNA topoisomerase, with translation MSTLVIVESPTKARTIRNFLPSSYRVEASMGHVRDLPPSAEEIPEEYKTEKWAQLGVNVESNFEPIYVIPKDKQKIVKELKAALKQADELVLATDEDREGESISWHLLQILQPKVPIKRMVFHEITQEAIREALRNCRTVDEQLVHAQETRRILDRLYGYTLSPLLWKKIARGLSAGRVQSVAVRLLVSRERERRAFRSGGYWDLKALLEHTQSQFESKLVSLGGVKVATGSDFDETTGKIAQGRNVVLLDEAQAEALKQRISGKPWTVTNLEEKAVTRKPLPPFTTSTLQQESNRKLRLSARQTMQIAQSLYERGYITYMRTDSVHLSEQAITAARECVEQKYGKNYLSPKPRQYTTKSKGAQEAHEAIRPAGNHFRTPQETDLSGAELSLYDLIWKRTVASQMADSRQTNITVELKVEDAGFRSTGKRIDFPGFLRAYVEGSDDPEAALEDQEVLLPSLKVGDHPNCKALDVVGHETQPPARFTEASLVKTLESEGIGRPSTYASVIGTIIDRGYVQLKNNALIPTFTAFAVTNLLEKYFPDLVDIRFTARMEDTLDDIAAGEAPWLPYLQKFYLGETGLEHQVKDQESKIDTKIARTIELEQLGDENDPIHYRVCIGKFGPYIEAGKGEEMITASIPQDLTPADLTPDVIRELVGQKAEGPEQLGTDPQTGTAIYVLIGPYGPYIQLGLESEENKKPKRVSLPKGVDKESVTMDMALGLLALPRLLGTHPETGAKIKAALGPFGPYVVHDQGKEGKDYRSIKAPDDVLTISLERALELLAQPKTSGRGGRGKKEIPPLRELGTHPEDGEPVNIYDGRYGPYVKHGKVNASLPKDSAVEAFTLAQGLELLAAKAGSSSSSRSKSKTTKTASKSTAKTTKTTAKKSSTTRKKTTS, from the coding sequence ATGTCAACCTTAGTCATCGTTGAATCTCCCACTAAAGCGCGTACCATTCGCAACTTCCTCCCGTCCAGTTATCGGGTGGAAGCGTCAATGGGTCATGTTCGTGACCTCCCTCCCTCGGCGGAAGAAATTCCTGAAGAGTATAAGACGGAGAAGTGGGCGCAACTGGGGGTCAATGTAGAATCCAACTTTGAACCCATTTACGTTATCCCCAAAGATAAGCAAAAAATCGTTAAAGAACTCAAAGCCGCCCTCAAGCAAGCGGATGAACTTGTCCTCGCCACTGACGAAGACCGAGAGGGAGAAAGTATTAGTTGGCATTTACTTCAAATTCTGCAACCCAAAGTTCCAATTAAACGCATGGTGTTTCACGAAATTACCCAAGAGGCCATTCGTGAAGCGCTGAGAAATTGTCGTACTGTTGATGAACAATTGGTTCACGCCCAAGAAACCCGCCGCATTCTTGACCGCCTCTATGGATATACGCTTTCCCCCCTGCTGTGGAAAAAAATTGCGCGGGGATTATCCGCCGGACGGGTACAATCGGTGGCGGTGCGGTTGCTCGTCAGTCGAGAACGAGAACGTCGGGCGTTTCGGTCTGGAGGATATTGGGATTTAAAAGCGCTTCTGGAACACACCCAAAGTCAATTTGAGTCTAAACTCGTCAGCCTTGGGGGGGTAAAGGTAGCTACCGGAAGCGATTTTGATGAAACCACTGGAAAAATTGCTCAAGGTCGGAATGTGGTTTTACTCGATGAAGCCCAAGCAGAAGCTTTAAAACAACGAATCTCTGGTAAACCCTGGACAGTCACTAATCTGGAAGAAAAAGCCGTTACCCGCAAACCGTTACCTCCGTTTACAACCTCCACATTGCAGCAAGAGTCCAACCGGAAACTGCGGTTAAGTGCCCGTCAAACCATGCAAATTGCCCAAAGTTTGTATGAACGGGGTTATATTACTTATATGAGAACGGATTCAGTACATTTATCGGAGCAAGCAATCACCGCAGCGCGGGAATGTGTGGAACAGAAATATGGGAAAAACTACCTCAGTCCTAAACCTCGTCAATATACGACCAAATCTAAAGGCGCCCAGGAAGCCCACGAAGCAATCCGTCCGGCGGGAAATCATTTCCGCACGCCCCAAGAAACCGATCTCAGTGGAGCCGAACTCAGCCTCTATGATTTAATCTGGAAGCGTACCGTTGCCTCTCAGATGGCTGATTCCCGTCAAACCAATATTACCGTTGAGTTAAAAGTTGAGGATGCCGGGTTCCGCAGTACCGGGAAACGCATCGATTTTCCGGGGTTTCTCCGGGCTTACGTTGAGGGCTCTGATGACCCAGAAGCCGCCTTGGAAGACCAAGAGGTCTTATTACCGTCTCTGAAGGTGGGCGACCATCCCAATTGTAAAGCCTTGGATGTGGTGGGACACGAAACCCAACCCCCCGCCCGGTTTACGGAAGCTTCCTTAGTCAAAACCTTAGAAAGTGAAGGCATTGGTCGCCCCAGTACCTACGCCAGCGTCATCGGGACAATTATTGACCGGGGCTATGTACAGTTAAAAAATAATGCCCTGATTCCCACCTTTACGGCTTTTGCAGTTACTAATTTATTAGAGAAATATTTCCCCGATTTGGTGGATATCCGGTTTACCGCCCGTATGGAGGATACTCTGGATGATATTGCCGCCGGAGAAGCGCCTTGGCTTCCTTATTTACAAAAATTCTATTTAGGAGAAACCGGACTCGAACATCAAGTTAAAGACCAGGAAAGTAAAATTGATACCAAAATTGCCCGGACGATTGAATTGGAACAGTTAGGGGATGAAAATGATCCGATTCATTACCGAGTTTGTATCGGGAAGTTTGGCCCCTATATTGAAGCGGGGAAAGGTGAAGAAATGATCACCGCCTCCATTCCCCAAGATTTAACTCCGGCGGACTTAACTCCTGATGTGATTCGGGAATTAGTGGGACAAAAAGCCGAAGGCCCAGAACAATTAGGCACTGACCCGCAAACCGGAACAGCCATTTATGTGTTAATTGGCCCCTATGGCCCCTATATTCAGTTGGGGTTAGAGTCGGAAGAGAATAAAAAACCAAAACGGGTTTCTCTCCCCAAAGGGGTTGATAAGGAAAGCGTCACCATGGACATGGCGTTAGGGTTATTGGCATTACCCAGACTGTTAGGAACCCATCCTGAAACCGGGGCAAAAATTAAAGCCGCCTTGGGGCCGTTTGGGCCTTATGTGGTTCATGACCAGGGGAAAGAAGGTAAAGATTATCGCTCAATTAAAGCCCCAGATGATGTGTTAACCATTAGTTTAGAACGAGCTTTAGAATTATTAGCTCAACCGAAAACCAGTGGACGGGGAGGACGGGGGAAAAAAGAAATTCCACCGTTACGCGAGTTAGGAACTCACCCGGAAGATGGCGAACCCGTGAATATTTATGATGGTCGTTATGGGCCCTATGTAAAACACGGAAAAGTCAATGCCTCTTTACCAAAAGATTCGGCTGTAGAAGCCTTTACATTAGCCCAAGGTTTGGAATTATTAGCAGCAAAAGCGGGTTCAAGTTCGAGTTCTCGAAGTAAGTCTAAAACGACAAAAACCGCCTCGAAATCAACCGCTAAAACCACCAAAACCACGGCTAAAAAATCCTCAACGACCCGTAAAAAAACAACCTCATAG